From a region of the Triticum aestivum cultivar Chinese Spring chromosome 7D, IWGSC CS RefSeq v2.1, whole genome shotgun sequence genome:
- the LOC123170833 gene encoding ABC transporter C family member 10-like produces the protein MGSLTDEEVADSESQVTPFAKAGVFSKMSFWWLNPLMKMGYKKPLEDKDMPLLGATDRACNQYSMFMEKLNGKKQSSSHATPSFFWTIVSCHRRAILVSGFFALLRVLAVSTGPIILKAFINVSLGKGTFKHEGYVLAALLFICKCCESLSQRQWYFRTRRLGLQVRSLLSAAIYKKQQKLSNAAKMKHSSGNIINYVTVDAYRIGESPYWFHQTWTTSVQLCIALAILYNAVGAAMISSLVVIILTVLCNVPLARLQHKCKTKLMEAQDVRLKAMSESLVHMKILKLYAWEVHFKKVIEGLRKVEYKLLSAFQLMRAYNSFMFWSSPVLVSAATFLTCYLLKIPLDASNVFTFVATLRLVQEPIRLVPEVIAVVIQAKVAFTWISKFLDAPELNGQVRKKYFVGIDYRIEMNLCSFSWDENTSKPTLKNINLIVKGGEKIAICGEVGSGKSTLLAAVLGEVPKTEGMIQLCGKIAYISQNAWIQSGTVRDNILFGSSMDEEKYHNTLMRCSLVKDLEMLPYGDCTQIGERGVNLSGGQKQRVQLARALYQNADIYLLDDPFSAVDAHTATSLFNEYVMSALSEKTVLLVTHQVDFLPIFDSILFMSHGEVIRSAPYQDLLVDCEEFKDLVSAHKDIIGVSDLNNSKPTQRPKEVSITETLDIHRSRYTESGKLSPADQLIKKEERETGGAGAKPYMLYLRQNKGLLYFSLSMIAHTFFVAGQILQNWWMAANVQNPHVSALKLISVYIITGVCTMFFLLSRYLLVVVLGIQTSRSIFSQLLNSLFHAPMSFFDSTPLGRVLSRVRILNEWNVKQRCYGVKVVRFNHIFWCNRID, from the exons ATGGGTTCCCTCACAG ACGAAGAGGTAGCTGATTCTGAGAGTCAGGTGACTCCCTTTGCTAAGGCTGGGGTTTTCAGCAAGATGTCATTTTGGTGGTTGAATCCTCTAATGAAGATGGGCTACAAGAAACCCCTTGAGGACAAAGACATGCCACTTCTAGGCGCCACAGATCGAGCATGCAACCAGTACTCGATGTTCATGGAGAAGCTGAATGGAAAGAAGCAGTCGTCGTCACACGCCACACCATCATTCTTCTGGACTATTGTTTCCTGTCACAGGCGTGCCATCTTGGTCTCGGGTTTCTTTGCTTTGCTCAGGGTTCTTGCCGTATCAACAGGCCCAATTATTCTCAAGGCATTCATCAATGTATCACTTGGGAAAGGGACCTTTAAACACGAAGGTTATGTGCTTGCTGCGTTACTATTCATCTGCAAATGCTGTGAATCTTTGTCACAGAGACAGTGGTATTTCCGCACTCGGAGATTAGGATTGCAGGTGAGGTCACTCCTGTCAGCAGCTATTTATAAGAAACAACAGAAGCTATCAAATGCAGCAAAAATGAAGCACTCTTCTGGAAACATTATAAACTATGTGACCGTCGATGCATATCGGATTGGAGAATCCCCATACTGGTTCCATCAAACATGGACAACAAGTGTTCAGCTTTGCATTGCTCTGGCAATTCTATACAATGCGGTTGGTGCTGCAATGATTTCATCTTTGGTTGTCATCATTCTGACCGTACTGTGCAACGTTCCATTGGCTAGACTGCAACACAAATGTAAGACTAAACTTATGGAAGCACAAGATGTGAGATTGAAAGCCATGTCTGAGTCATTAGTTCATATGAAGATCTTGAAACTTTATGCTTGGGAAGTTCACTTCAAGAAGGTCATCGAGGGGCTGAGAAAGGTTGAGTACAAGTTGTTGTCAGCATTTCAGCTTATGAGGGCATACAACAGTTTCATGTTCTGGTCTTCACCTGTTTTGGTTTCGGCAGCGACCTTTCTGACATGCTATCTTTTGAAAATCCCTCTTGATGCTAGCAATGTCTTCACCTTTGTGGCAACTCTACGTCTTGTGCAAGAACCAATAAGGTTAGTACCAGAAGTTATTGCCGTTGTGATACAAGCTAAGGTTGCGTTCACTTGGATATCAAAGTTCCTTGATGCACCTGAGCTAAACGGGCAAGTTAGGAAAAAATACTTTGTTGGCATTGATTACCGTATAGAGATGAATCTGTGTAGCTTCTCGTGGGACGAGAACACATCAAAACCAACTCTAAAGAATATAAATCTGATTGTCAAAGGTGGAGAAAAGATTGCGATTTGTGGAGAGGTAGGATCAGGAAAGTCGACGCTTTTGGCTGCTGTACTCGGAGAGGTACCAAAAACTGAAGGCATG ATCCAACTCTGCGGAAAGATAGCATATATTTCTCAGAATGCATGGATCCAATCAGGAACTGTGCGAGACAATATTCTCTTTGGATCATCGATGGATGAGGAAAAATACCACAACACACTCATGAGGTGTTCGTTGGTCAAGGATCTTGAAATGTTGCCATATGGAGATTGCACTCAAATTGGGGAGAGAGGAGTAAATCTTAGTGGTGGTCAGAAGCAGCGCGTCCAGCTTGCTCGTGCACTATACCAAAATGCAGACATCTATCTTCTTGATGACCCTTTCAGTGCTGTTGATGCCCATACAGCCACAAGTCTTTTCAAT GAATATGTCATGAGTGCTCTATCAGAGAAGACTGTTCTTTTGGTGACGCACCAAGTGGATTTTCTACCCATATTTGACTCCATTTTG TTTATGTCACATGGAGAGGTTATTCGGTCTGCACCTTATCAAGACCTATTGGTAGATTGTGAAGAATTTAAAGACCTTGTAAGTGCCCATAAAGATATTATTGGAGTTTCGGATCTTAATAACAGCAAACCCACTCAAAGACCTAAGGAAGTATCAATAACGGAGACACTTGATATTCATCGAAGTAGATATACAGAGTCTGGGAAGCTATCGCCGGCAGATCAACTGATCAAGAAAGAGGAAAGAGAAACAGGGGGTGCAGGTGCTAAGCCTTATATGCTTTACCTGCGCCAGAACAAAGGCCTCCTTTATTTCTCGTTGTCAATGATTGCCCACACATTTTTTGTAGCTGGGCAAATATTACAGAATTGGTGGATGGCTGCTAATGTCCAGAATCCTCATGTTAGTGCGCTGAAGTTAATTTCCGTGTACATTATTACCGGAGTTTGCACAATGTTCTTCTTGCTATCAAGATATTTGCTGGTCGTGGTTCTTGGGATCCAGACATCAAGATCCATATTTTCCCAGTTGCTCAATTCATTGTTCCATGCACCAATGTCCTTTTTTGACTCTACTCCTCTAGGAAGGGTTCTTAGCCGGGTAAGAATTCTCAATGAATGGAATGTTAAACAGCGTTGCTATGGTGTCAAGGTGGTTCGGTTCAACCATATATTCTGGTGCAACCGCATAGACTAG